The nucleotide sequence ttgttgctgttgattCTCCTCCTCATCATGTTCTTCGTTTTCTGTTTCATTACCGCTTAGATCATTGCCAGCATTGTCCTTAAATGGTAATGGTAAGGCGACTTGATCATTAGAATTTTCAGCTGTATGTTGTTGCTGATGATCATGTTGATTAATAGGGATGACATTATTATCCTTCTGATTCCCACAATAACtcaataaaattttaaaattacaTTGTTTCAAGTGACAGGCAAAGGTAAAATGTTTATTCTTAtgtgaatttttcaaaatgatgGGACAACGAGATTGGAATTCATAATCATTGATTGCGTTGTACCATGCTTCCAAAGTGGGGAATTTGGGGGCCGAAGAAGAGTCTAAACCAGGTAGTAGATTAGCGTTAATGATTGGATGTCTGTATTCGTACAAGTTTGTCATTTGTGTGTGTGTGTCTGCGTCCTCGTTTGACGGGATAttctttgttttgtttcttgCAATAAATGTACTAAGTGACGTTGACGTGGGAAGTTATTAACTAGTTTAGTGGAAATAAATGGAATTCTTATCAACAAACGGaaatcaacaacaaaaatttTCTGGGTGATCGTGTAGCGTGATAAAATTCTAGTCCGGGTAACCACAAACATACTGAAAAAACAACACCAAAAATATATCTCCGCGACGGGGAATTGAACCCCGATCTGGCACGCGACAAGCGCCCATTCTAACCATTAAACTATCACGGATTAATTTTCATGCTTTTTCTTGGGCGGTGAGTGGAACCGACCATATAGTAACAATCACACGCTATACTACAAAAACACCTGAATTGTGTTAACAAGAACTAATTAGTACCCAATTTGACATTTCAAATAGGTTTTGGGCCTCATGTATTTGCTTTATCTGAATTTGTAAGAGAATACAATGGTCTGCCTGACGCGTAAAATAGGATTTTTCGTTACGCGtcaagaaataaatatagGTTACACCATatgttgaaaaaaaaagagaGAGATATCTACTGAAATTACTCTATATATTGACAGGAATAAGAATCTAAGAAAAGTAAACCATGGGTATTAAAGGATTAACGGCAATCATCTCCGAGAACGCACCACTTGCCATTAGAAAGAGTGAAATTAAAGCGTTCTTCGGACGTAAAGTAGCCATCGATGCATCCATGTctctttatcaatttcttattGCCGTGAGACAACAAGATGGAGGACAATTGACCAATGAGGCTGGCGAGACCACATCTCATCTGATGGGGATGTTTTATAGAACTTTGAGAATGATTGATAATGGGATAAAACCTTGTTATGTGTTTGATGGTAAACCACCAACCTTAAAATCTCATGAATTAAGTAAGAGAACGAGtagaagagaagaaactgaaaagaaattagcTGAAGCTGTGGATCAAGCTGAAAAAATGAAGCAGGAAAGAAGGTTAGTCAAAGTTTCTAAGGAACATAATGATGAAGctaagaaattattagaattgaTGGGGATCCCATATGTTAATGCACCTGGTGAAGCTGAATCACAATGTGCCGAATTAGCAAAGAAGGGGAAGGTATATGCAGCTGCCAGTGAAGATATGGATACTTTATGTTATAGGACACCTTACCTTTTAAGACACCTGACGTTTTCTGAGGCTAAGAAAGAACCAAtccaagaaattaataCTGAACAAGTTCTACAAGGTTTGGATTTGACTTTAGAACAATTTATAGATTTAGGAATAATGTTAGGTTGTGATTATTGTGATAACATTAGAGGTGTGGGACCAGTGACAGCCttgaaattaatcaaaGAACATGGTTCATTGgaaaaaattgttgaatttattgaatcGGATGAAGGGaacaaaaaatggaaagtACCAGAAAACTGGCCTTATAAGGAAGCTAGagaattatttttgaagCCAGATGTCATTGATGGAGATGAAATAACACTAAAATGGCAACCACCGaaggaacaagaattgATAGACTACTTGTGtggtgaaaaattattcaatgaGGAAAGAGTCAAATCTGGTATCAAGCGTTTGCAAAAGGGTTTAAAATCAGGTGTTCAAGGAAGACTAGATGGGTTTTTCAAAGTGGTCCCCAAGACAAAGGAACAATTGGCAGCAGCAGCTGCAAAGGCCAAGGCTGCCAAAAAAAGCAAGGGAAAGGGTAAAATTGCCAAAAGGAGATAAATTGTAACCATAACATATAAACTGTAAGTAGATATCATCGACATTATTACATATAGCAGACAATTCCTCTGTTTGACATTCCGGATCTTTTCCGcgaatttttcaatcttaaaTTTAAGGAAGGAACCTCTTACAACGTTAGGTGACGTTAGATACTAATAGAAAGTGCTTGTTAACACTCTCCACCACTCAATCTACCAATCATTATGCCCATCCAAAATAACGATTCAGAAGTTATCTTAACTCATCCTAAAAATAGCCAAAGTTCCGTCACTATCTTGAAGTACGGTGCTACAGTTTACTCCTGGAAAATTAATGGTGTTGAACAATTATGGTTGTCTACTGCAGCCAAGTTAGATGGTTCCAAACCAGTTAGAGGTGGTATCCCATTAGTCTTTCCTGTGTTTGGTAAGAATGAAACTGACCCATTATTAAGCAAATTGCCACAACATGGGTTAGCAAGAAACTCCACTTGGGAATTTCTTGGGCAAGTCAAGGAGGACCCACCAACCATTCAATTCGGTTTAAATAAGGAAATTGCCAATCCTGAACTAACCAAATTGTGGCCACAGGACTTCCAATTGGTTTTGACTGTGGAATTGGGTGttgatttcttgaagaCTAGTATCGAGGTGGACAACACTTCTAACtctgaagaattgaaattcaaCTGGTTATTCCACACCTAtttaagaattgaagaCATTGAAGACACAATGGTTTCAAACTTGGCTGGAATGAACTTTTAtgatcaattaattaagGAAAGCATGGTTGATAAACATCCTGTCGTTACTTTCCATCAAGAAACTGATGTCATCTACAAGAATGTGAATGCTGACCGTGTGATCCAAGTGGTCAACAGAGGTAAACCAATTCATACTTTGAAGAGAGAAAACTTACCAGACGCGGTGGTTTGGAATCCATGGGTCAAGAAATCCGAAGGCATGGGTGATTTCGAACCAAAATCTGGTTACAAGAATATGGTTTGTGTAGAACCAGGCCATGTTCATGATTTTGTGGTTTTGGCACCAGGTAAAAAGTGGAATGCGTCTCAATTGTTATACAAAGATGCCTTGAACTACCAAGCCATTTAAGTAGTCCCCTTTTATATAGAGAGACAGAATATATAACATCAATTTGAGATTTTCCTATATCCATTTACTATTAACTCTTTTAAAACTGAGCTACTTTACGGACTCGTCAAAAAGaccaaaaaataaattggaCGAGTCCGGAATCGAACCGAAGACCTCTCCCATGCTAAGGGAGCGCGCTACCAACTACGCCACACGCCCAgtaatttatatttttttcataaGTTTAGAagtttataataaatacaaataatCATGTGATTAActtgaaaatatatatcAATTCCCTGAGAATGCTGGAATATGACTCCCAGTATAACACTCATGACAGATGGCGATTTAAAGGTGACATACTCACCAGGAGATACCATAGGCTTTCAACAACATACTATTCGTTTGCTAGTAGACTCACCCCATTTTTTGCTTACAAGcttcttttattttctttttattaGCAgctattattaatttcattccaGTCCAGTACCATTCATAATAACCCAGGCATATGCGAGATTCTAATCATCGATCAGTAACGTCAAATAAACCGGTAATAGTTATTACATCTACCTCATACGATAGACGGGCTTTGGATGTAAATTCCGATAGACCATTAGTCAGTTCCTTAAATCATCTAACATATCAAGTTTGCAATTCGGTAAAAATACGAGAAACTATAGCCAATGATGGCGCCATGGATAGAATTGTCTCCATCTTAAGAAGTTGCCATTTTTCACTCTATGAACTTTTAGATTTACCTCTAAGACATGTTAGTAATCACAAGATGGCTCAAGATatatggaagaagaagaaacaagcCCTAATGGGGTGGAAATGGTTACTGGGATTACAATGTTTGGTATTAACAGGGACAAGGGGACCGGAAGATATCAGAAGAAAGGTCTTCCATGCAGGAATAATTCCTATATTAGCAACAATCTTAGATAATTACCTATTATACCACAAGAACTATGATTATATGAAGGGGGAACCATTGAGTTTTGATTTCAAAGCCTTGGATACTGAACAaatgtttcattttttaaGAGTTgataaaaatgaaacttATGAAGATTATCTAGAATTCGTGGTTGGTAAGGATTTGTTCCGATTGTCTGATGACGATGATTTCATTAACGAAGAATTACTACGGGATGAAAAGATAAATCCTTCCGATTTTGGTGATGTTTGGTCGATCTTCACCTCCAAAGACGGTGAAAATCCCTTTATGGATGAGGATAACGCATATTATAAGTCAAATTTCCCAATACCACGTGAGTTTTACCTAGGGAGGATTGTCCCCAAACTGGATGATATTTTATGGTCTCTTCAATTGCTAGCATTCCTATCTAAATACTCATACACGCGGAGAGAATTGCAAAGTAGCGAATTTGTGGAACGATTATCATTCAGGGGAATGATTAACAGAGCTAGAAGTAGATTATCTGGTATATACAAAGGTAATATTGTTGGGGCACACTACACGCCGTCTCTCCTGAAGGAGAAATCTCCATCTCCAGAACTGGGATTCCCTGACATGTACAATTTTGAAGGTAAAAATGATATCCATGAATCGTTAAGCCAACCTACTACtgataaatttttggaGGAATTACTAGATgttaaaagaaaatgtgCCGAAATATCTGCAAAAACTGATGGTGAGAATGAACTCCTGAATAGGAATCCATACGAACAActtaatattcaaatatcAACTAACAACTCCTCTGACAGACATGTTCAAGAATCCCAGTTGATAGATAATTTCAATGCTAATTGGAATTACCGGGATCTTTGCAAAGATTTAGATGAAGATACATGGaatcatattcaaaagaagGAACCAATAAACCTATTTCCTTTAGTGGAAAATTTCACTCCTGGCAATAGTAATCCGAAAGATGTAGTATACTGGAGTTCAGTAATTATGAGAAATTCATGCagaaaagatgaagaaaagggAGTTCGCCAGTGCGCTAACTTTGCTTGCGGTAAATGGGAAGAATATCCAAAGCAATTTGCCAAATGCCGCCGGTGTAAAAGTACTAAATATTGTTCGAGGGCTTGTCAGTTGAAGTCTTGGAAATTTCATCGGTACTGGTGCAATGAAACAAAGCTTCCATCTCAAGGCAACTCAACTACTACTGAGAGCCCGTCAACAAATACCACCCAGACAGAACCAACGATGGCAAGTGGAGCTGAAACTATTAGTACGCATAGTGCGACGGCTGTAAGGTCTGTGCAGCGTATCGCAAATAATCATAGTACTCTACTGGATAATGTAGATGAAACCACTGAACCACCACCtgaatcaaataatatgaCTCTGAATATGGACCACTAATTACTTTTAGACCTGCGATCTAATGTTCACATTATAGAATACCAGTACTCCATGATATGAAAGGCATACGCTTCAATTTCGTTGCTCTCAGCGAAACTAATCACAGCCTACAGAATCTTCTAATACTAGCTCAGAGCCAGtcataatgaaattaagtTCGGCTAGTTTGCATAAATTGGATTATATATGCAGCCATATAAGACTAACCTGACTTTTAGGTATTTATTTTACGtaacaatattatttaattttgaacAACATTCGAATCTGCATTTTTTCTAGTAGCTTGGCAAAATCTTTGCTTCTACCATCCTGAAAGGCGCCATCGCTTCAATTTGTAGCCGAGTGATCAATCAGATTACAATCTGAAACTACGACAGCAAACTCTAACGTCacatcttgaaattttccattaaCACTAACTTTGGCTTGtccttcaatatttgttgaAGATAAGTGGTTATCTTTCTTTGTTTCTAACGGTAATATATAACAACTGATGCATAAAAACATAAGAATAAAAACGTTGTAATGTAATGTACTATTTGTGAGGTTTTCTAGCTgtaaaatataaaatagAACCGAATATTTGTAGGTATCCCAAACCAAATGAAAGCAAAGTAAGATAAACGAAAAGCAATGATTTTTATCATATTGTTAGTCATTCACGCTCTCCTAAAACTGACACATGAACAGGAGGTTCAGGcaattcttctaattttGTGTAACGATTTTGGATTTTTGAATTGGGTCCTTCGTACCAAATGGTCTTTAACGAAAAattcatttcattaaatttttggattgTCTTAAAGAACGACCATTTTAATATAATCATATACATTCCCATAAATCCAAAATCTGGCCAAAAAGTGTTACAAAATTCAATGGTACCATTTTCATGCGTTTGCCACAACATATAGTCCGAGAACCTATTATGTCCACTTGTTCTAATTAATAGATCACATTTATTAGAGAATTCTCGAAGATACATTTGGCTTGtaaacttttcaatggTAAGTTCCTCACTCTTCTCTTTTTCAGGTTCTGGGTTTGCAATGAAATTGTACATTGTATGGTATATGTCGTTTCGAGCCGTATAAGGGAAGCAAACATAGAAAGTAAAATCGCTCCCATCCGTAGTGAGCTGCTCAACTTTATAAATTTTGTCtcttaattcttttgaaatcaaagaatgaTCACCAACAACTTTCAGTCTAGAACCATATAATGGATCTCTATAATCTATTGCTCTCTTGGCAAACTCATCCAACTTCGCAGAAAATAACTCCATTAAAGTATCTACTTCCTCCTTTGACCTGTTAAAATTCTCAATTGAGAAAGCATAAGCAGAAACACATTTAACTCCAATCTTCTTGCATATATATGCTAATGTCAATAACGTTACACCTCCAGCCTCATGGCCCTTGTTTAGTGGTAAGTTTCTTGATTTAGCATATCTTCTGTTACCATCCATTATAAAAGATACATGTTCAGGAACTTGGGCCACACTGAGAATTTTAATCAACAAGAGTTGTGTCTTTTTATGGAACCAAACGAAAATGGGCAAAGAGAACAGGAAATTTGTTAGATGTTGCTTCACGTTATGAATAGTTCTGAAAACCAAATGTTTGATCTCTTTCACTAACATGAACAGCCATTTAATTTGTACTTCCAATACAGCTTTAAACATGACAAAATCTTACTCTCTTTTGCTTTTTATGTGCTTATTTGCCACCCAGAAACTGTTTGCCCCTTCCTTTTGAAGTTGCGCATATCTCATTTTAAGCGCCGAGCGGCCGAAGATAACTCCGAAGTCATCAGTAACCTGAATtctatcatcattattattattaattatattattattagtctatataaatatattttaaaattatcTAAAGTTGTTAAGAACGGTCCCACAATCCATACAGTAATATCCCTTGTCGGGTCTACCGGAGACATTCTTCGTAATGGCTTCGAATCTCATCCCATGACAAACATCACATCTCACTCCCATCTTAATTGGATTATTCGTAACATGCTCCCCATCTATATCAAACGATGTTACACTTTCTCTAGGTGATCCACTACCAATTGtgaaattcaaattattaaaattggtACATGATGAGGCTCTCTTGAATGGTAATGAAGACTTTGTTTTCCTACTTATACTTCCGGCCCGGGCCATTCCTTGGTTTAGGGCTAGAGCGTTCACGGCAGCACTTGATTTGGCCCTGCTGATAGGACAATGAAATGATGACTTAGCGTGTCCAGTTGGTCCGGTGGTGACTGTGGTTGGAGCAGATGCCAAGGTCTTTAAGGAATCACCACTTTTATTTGATCTTATGGACTCTTTTTTACATTGCTGTAGCGTGCACAATACCTTCTTTCTAATAGTGCTGGAAATATCTGCTCTAAAAACACGTATTATCCCTGTGTTATCGGTGGTGACAATAATTGACCCTATTAAATCAACTGCACTTATTGATGGTGGCACTAGAGTAGCTGATGATGAATGTGACCTAATCTTTGATTTATCAGATGATCCAGATGTAGTTACTGAGTGAGTATCACTATTCGTATTCATCTCAAAATCTCTAGATTCCATTGCGAATTCTGATGATAATTCATATATAAAATCATTGGATAATGATAAAGTCTTAGCCGTACCAGATGGGGCTACAATTGCGGTGGTTACAGGTGCATGATGGGCATGGAAAGAAATGCCATCACTGTTTTTAATCACTGTGCTTCCATTGTGGCAGTGAGGAATTAATGAagtcaatttcaaatgagaatgtttaccattttcatcaatgttATCCTTTTTGGATGATTTACTAAATAAGCTTCTAAAACTTCCTGACCTTGAAATACTATGGGAGTTTGATTttttggttgttgttgtcgTCGCTGCTGTCTGGTcaatgttattatttttctctGATTCCGTCAATGAAGTAgatgattttaatttccAACCATGGACCCAATGATCGTCACTGCTTGATAATACCACTTGTTGACCTTTAACAGTGGCTAAACATGCTTTATGTTGTGATGCTCCACTTTGAAAACCCTTCAAGTATTCTagtaattttttcttttccaaatcaaaaattctAATTCTTGAATCACTTGATGTCACTACAATCCTTAAGGAATTATCTGGTTcatatttgaaacattcTAAACCTGTGACTCTTGGACCATGATGAATTTTGGTGGAAGCTGTATTTCTTTCCTGAGTATTTTTATCGACCACATGGAATGAAGATACTTGTTCTAATCCTTTAGTGAGCAAAACATGGACGTAACCATTGAATGTACCTACAATGGTATATTTACCATCTCCAGGAGATAGAGTTAATGATGTTATTAGATCTTGACAATCAAATTCGAAAGtgatttcattttctaaaatGGACCACAATCTAACTTTATGATCTAAGCAACCACTGATGAAAAACCTATCATCTGTTGGATGGAATCTGACACAAGTCACAAAATCTTGATGTTGGAAAGTCTTCAATGAAGTTTGACGTTCAAGGTGCCAGAGTTTTACCGTTCTATCCATCGATGAAgttattaagaaattatttttgGACCAATCTAAATCCAAGACGTCTGCAGTGTgttctttaaaaattttaaaacatGATGGGTTGAATACTGGAGCGTATAAATTGAGTTCGTTAGTGcttgatattttttgatCCAGTTTCTCTAAAGTTTGTGCTCTTCTGAAATTTGTGCTTTCTGATGAGCTAGTTGTGTTATGAATGCTTGGTTTTGAATTTGAGTTCAtagatgatgacgatgcAATAGAAGTATTATTTGAATGCGTTGTTGGAACAGTATGCGAAGACGATGAGGGAGTATTCATTGATGATGACGGATTGGATGAAAACATTTGGCTTCTTAATCTTTTTGATTTTACTAGAGTAGCGTTATTAGAATCTACAGAAGATCCTAGTTCCCATCTTTCAATAGGTGAATTTAAAACTTTCCAAACTCTTATGATACCACTTTTCCCCGCGGATGCCATGAACTTCCCATCCAAACTGAATTTCGTTATCCATATGGCTCTATCAGCCAATGCATTTAGATTCGACGACGAGGAAGTTGGTGTCAAAGGTGGAGATTGTAATCCATTTATCTGGTTTGTAAATGCGTTAAtcttattttcatcatcaaacGCTTTCAACTCTTGAGCCAAAAACAACCTTCtaaacattttcaaatttttccttcttttcagtATCTTTATATAAGTTGGTtccatcaaatatttctcgAACTGATCCTGATCTATCGAATTAAACAAATAACTATACTTTTGGCCCTTCATGCTACCATTACTCCGAAGGGAACTGGATGGAGCCGCAGCTGCGTAAGAAATATGTTTCCTGTCTCTAGTACCTGGTACATGGTTCATCTTAAACTGTAACGGTTTGATATCAGctgaatattttgagtTATCCACTGAACTTAATGAGGTCTCTTTGCTTAACGGTTTCAAATCTGATAGGCCTTCCGAGGGAGAAGACGTGCTGTCTGTAGAAACCTTCTTCTCCAGACTAATATCCTTCTGATCTGCTATGGAAGTTGACATACTTGCAAGTAATGTGGAAGATGCGATGATGGCTGAGTCGCCGAACTAACTAACTAATTACTAGTCTATGACTGCGTATAGCTGCGAGTTGGTGCGTACGAATGTGGAGAGGGGGGAGCCAAGTTTGTTCCTTAATGTGCCACGTAGATACGTATAGTATAGTAAacagttgttgttgttgatatACGAGGGTAGAGCAGATCTGAATTCGCCACCTTGCCAGTGGCAGTTCATTTCCTTTTATACGGGACGGACCCTCCCTCTTCTTAGTAGAAGCACGGAACgaattgaataaaaatGTCAAACGAACATTTCCGCGGATGGAGAAAAATTTCACATCACAGCCGTTTTTCTCCGCGGAGATCGGATTACGTAACCGAGAACAATAGTGTCACAATTTCGTTCATATATCCCCGGATTGTGTATTGAAGTTCGAGAATAAAACATTTGTCTCGTTATTAAATACCAGGAGGAATCGAAGGGGTAGAATGACAGGGGACAACGAAATGGAACTGCATTGCAGATTTGTCTCTATTTACATTATCTACTAATTACCTAACAAAACacatcaataaatattgaaagCAAGAATAGTCCGCAGATTTGAATGCAAAATTGTCATACATATGCGACTTGTACTAGTATTAGTTTGGTTCCATCGAGGTACCCAATTGTTCACTCCCTACATAGGTCCATCCACCGAATTGCTTTTGCACACTCTCACTTAAATATTCATCCACAACGCTATCGATAGGTTTCTCCTTAGTGAACTCTTGATCAAAGTTTCTTGTGTCTGCTGCATCTGAGACGGGAGGTTTGTAAGGTGGAATGTAACCTTTGTTCCATAATCTTTTCCATGACAGTTGACTAAAGAAGGGAtgattttttatttcatgTGCACCATTACAACCTAGTCTTCTGTCAGGATCACGGCTTAATAAGCCAATCAGTAAATCTTTGGCATCTCTATCAAACCCCTCGGGGAACCTAAGTGGGTCCTGTAAGATCTTTCTATACATCTTGGGcacatcttcatcataatATGGGGGCAACCCGGTTAACATttcatataataatataccAAGAGTCCACCAATCTACCACTTTACTATATCcttgatttaataataattcaggTGCTAAGTATTCCGGTGTACCACAAAATGTATCCGTCTTATCTTGATCCTtcatatttaatttacAAAGCCCGAAATCACATAATGCAATATGACCTTGATAATCCAAAAGGATATTCTCTGGTTTCAAATCACGATATATCACGTCCAAATTATGTAACGTTTCCAAAGCACATAATAATTCTGCTGTGTAAAACCTTGCTCTAGATAATTCAAACCTGCCCTCTTTTTGTAAATGATAGAATAATTCACCACCATTAATACAGGCTAATACCAAATACAATTTTTCTGGTgattggaaagaaaatttcaaggGAACAATAAAAGGACAGTTCACTCTAGCTAGTACTGTTCTTTCAGCCAATGTATGTGTCACTTCTGATTTAGAAACAATGTAAGATTTCCTTATAGCTTTCAAAGCATAAATCTTTTGTGTATCTCTTTTTCTTACTTGCATTACTTTACCAAACGAACCCTTACCAATCACTTTCAGAAGATCAAAGTCATCTATCGTCaatcttttgtttttggaTGGTTTGTAATCAACACTGATATTTATTCGTCCCAATGTGTTTTCCAAAGTAACCCAATGATGATTGTAAAGACGAATATTTGCCGCTgaatcaaatttcaaattaattGGGATCTGTAGCGAATCCAAATGAACATCTTGATTAGAATTAATCTTATCCAATATGACTTTCATCCTGGAATCATGTTCACTTTGAGTTTGTTGCCATAATTTGGATGGTAATAAGATGGAAGGAATTCTAGCAAATACATCTATCTTTAAATATGGTAACTTACGTGTAACATCAAATGTGGAAATCTTATTAAATACTGGATCTGCCATTAGCCCATATTCTGGTTCTATAGTAGCTACcgtattatcaaattcaatggtAAAGTACAGTAAAGGGTTTAATCTATTAGAGCCTGGTAATTTCACGGTGGCAGGGATATATTTTGTACATGTTTCACCgtttatcaatttttcttcctgAATGTTTCTACTTGTCTCTAATTGCATCCTTGATAATCGTGAGATTAACGCATCCACTTCATTGGAAAGATTAACATGAGCTGAATTAATACCCGAACTCAATAATCGTGACAATATCGTTTCATTAGATGTTATTGAAACTGGTAGGATAAATCCTTCACCGTTGTATACTTTTATTGTCATTATCCCAGCAGTACCATCAATATCTTTGTTGCTCATTTCAGTTGCTGATGTAGTTGACATTGTTCTCGAATGTACATCTCTACCAGTACTAACATCATCATCCCCATTTAAGAAAGTAGAGGAGGAAGAGGCTGCTTCTGATGAAAGACGC is from Naumovozyma castellii chromosome 6, complete genome and encodes:
- the YPK2 gene encoding putative protein kinase YPK2 (ancestral locus Anc_2.446), with product MNTLKKFGFGRWKTEKEPEPNNNNSGGLFHFHHEKRHSRGDLNESDDTFSDRKKTIVRSPSSVAPVRLSSEAASSSSTFLNGDDDVSTGRDVHSRTMSTTSATEMSNKDIDGTAGIMTIKVYNGEGFILPVSITSNETILSRLLSSGINSAHVNLSNEVDALISRLSRMQLETSRNIQEEKLINGETCTKYIPATVKLPGSNRLNPLLYFTIEFDNTVATIEPEYGLMADPVFNKISTFDVTRKLPYLKIDVFARIPSILLPSKLWQQTQSEHDSRMKVILDKINSNQDVHLDSLQIPINLKFDSAANIRLYNHHWVTLENTLGRINISVDYKPSKNKRLTIDDFDLLKVIGKGSFGKVMQVRKRDTQKIYALKAIRKSYIVSKSEVTHTLAERTVLARVNCPFIVPLKFSFQSPEKLYLVLACINGGELFYHLQKEGRFELSRARFYTAELLCALETLHNLDVIYRDLKPENILLDYQGHIALCDFGLCKLNMKDQDKTDTFCGTPEYLAPELLLNQGYSKVVDWWTLGILLYEMLTGLPPYYDEDVPKMYRKILQDPLRFPEGFDRDAKDLLIGLLSRDPDRRLGCNGAHEIKNHPFFSQLSWKRLWNKGYIPPYKPPVSDAADTRNFDQEFTKEKPIDSVVDEYLSESVQKQFGGWTYVGSEQLGTSMEPN